The Mycolicibacterium fluoranthenivorans genomic interval GACCGCGCGAGCAGATCGGATCACCGTCGGCGCACAGGTCGATGGCGCGGCCGCCGTAGGGCGACGGCGCGGTGTTGGCTGGATGGCTGAATTTCGCGCCCGGGTTCCCGAACACCGCGACGGCGGCGACCTTGCCCGCCAGGCTGCCCGGCAGCGGCGGTGCCGATCCGAACTCGCCGATCTTGTCGCCGACGGGTGGGACGCCGATCAGCATGTCGACGATCGCCGCACCCTGCGAATAACCGCCCAGCACGACCTTCGTCGACGGGCACTGTGCCGCCAGGGCGTTGATCCTGGCCGTCGCGTCGTACGCGCCATCGGCAGCGGCCAGAAAATCGTAAGTCGCCGGATAGTTGATCCCGTAGGTGCTCAGGGTGCGGCCACCGAGCTGGGGTGTGAGGGCGTCGGCGAGGGCTTGGCCGACGCGACCGATTCCCGGATC includes:
- a CDS encoding cutinase family protein, translating into MLSVKLLRMSARTAAVGSAIVSALAFLAGPAPLATAEPCSDVELIFGRGTSEDPGIGRVGQALADALTPQLGGRTLSTYGINYPATYDFLAAADGAYDATARINALAAQCPSTKVVLGGYSQGAAIVDMLIGVPPVGDKIGEFGSAPPLPGSLAGKVAAVAVFGNPGAKFSHPANTAPSPYGGRAIDLCADGDPICSRGRNPFAHTHYESSEFIPQAAGFVAALV